The following proteins are co-located in the Burkholderia sp. HI2500 genome:
- the cydX gene encoding cytochrome bd-I oxidase subunit CydX, which yields MWYFSWILGIGVALSFGIVNAMWLEARQKTQEARVRHD from the coding sequence ATGTGGTATTTCAGCTGGATTCTCGGTATCGGCGTCGCGCTGTCGTTCGGCATCGTCAATGCGATGTGGCTCGAAGCGCGGCAGAAGACGCAGGAAGCACGCGTTCGCCACGACTGA
- a CDS encoding family 20 glycosylhydrolase, translating into MNRTLSTLFAGLLIAALSPVALGAPPASSAAVATSGAVRPPVPPADLAARLSNGLALRVAVDNNHAAAAGVPCADLGADGAACATGRLILQNRGHQAIADGGWKLYLHSIRRLLRIDRPGFALRRLTGDLYELTPQPGSVRLAPGERIELPFVAEYWLLRYSDVIPRPYVVVDGAPPAVLRYNDTDDELRYVESLPADAQNNSTGNAPPVAARPDASRALPSVKREQPLPGTLDLRGVELTLPNLPDAQVAALRERAATLGLDGARVPVWGAVAPRRLPADIATPGGYRLAIGPRGAYIEAYDRAGLYYGVQTLYSLAPAGGGPIPAMLIEDAPRFTHRGMHVDLARNFKHPATLRRLIDQMSAYKLNRLHLHLSDDEGWRIEIPGLPELTEIGGRRCHDPSETRCLLPQLGSGPDNRSGGGYLTRDDYVSLVRYAAAHFVEIIPEIDMPAHARAAVVTMEARYKRLHAAGREQEANAYRLLDPQDTSNLTTVQFYDRRSDLNPCVPGALNFASKVIREIAAMHADAQAPLHTWHYGGDEAKNIFLGGGFQPLNGTDPSKGRIDLAAQDKPWARSPACTALLQRGEIKSIDELPTRFAQQVSAAVSANGIDTMAAWQDGIKHANGPQDFSTRHVMVSLWDTIFWGASDSARDLSGKGYQTVLALPDYLYFDFPYTLNPRERGYYWGSHATDEYKVFSLAPENLPQNAEVMGDRDGNTFEVTGTGPAPRIEGMQGQAWGEVMRNDTFLEYMAYPRLLALAERAWHRADWELPYAAGVRFRRGDTHHVDTAALQRDWAGFATLLTQRELPKLDRAGVGYRKPTFTLTNP; encoded by the coding sequence ATGAACCGAACCTTGTCCACCCTGTTTGCCGGCCTGCTGATCGCGGCGCTGTCGCCGGTCGCGCTCGGCGCGCCGCCGGCGTCGAGCGCGGCGGTCGCGACGTCCGGCGCCGTCCGGCCACCCGTGCCGCCGGCCGATCTCGCGGCGCGGTTGTCGAACGGCCTCGCGTTGCGCGTCGCCGTCGACAACAATCATGCAGCCGCGGCCGGCGTGCCGTGCGCCGATCTCGGCGCCGACGGCGCGGCCTGCGCAACCGGCCGCCTGATCCTGCAGAACCGCGGCCACCAGGCGATCGCCGACGGCGGCTGGAAGCTCTACCTGCACAGCATCCGCCGCCTGCTGCGGATCGACCGCCCCGGCTTCGCGCTGCGGCGGCTCACCGGCGACCTGTACGAACTGACGCCGCAACCGGGCTCGGTGCGGCTGGCACCGGGCGAGCGCATCGAGCTGCCGTTCGTCGCCGAATACTGGCTGCTGCGCTACAGCGACGTGATCCCGCGCCCGTACGTGGTCGTCGACGGCGCGCCGCCCGCCGTGCTCCGCTACAACGACACCGACGACGAGTTGCGCTACGTCGAATCGCTGCCGGCCGACGCGCAGAACAACTCGACCGGCAATGCGCCGCCCGTCGCCGCACGGCCCGACGCGAGCCGCGCGCTGCCGAGCGTGAAGCGCGAGCAGCCGCTGCCCGGCACGCTCGACCTGCGCGGCGTCGAGCTCACGCTGCCGAACCTGCCGGACGCGCAGGTCGCGGCGCTGCGCGAGCGCGCGGCGACACTCGGGCTCGACGGCGCACGCGTGCCGGTGTGGGGCGCCGTCGCGCCGCGCCGGCTGCCGGCCGACATCGCGACGCCGGGCGGCTACCGGCTCGCGATCGGGCCGCGCGGCGCGTACATCGAAGCGTACGATCGTGCCGGCCTCTACTACGGCGTGCAGACGCTCTACTCGCTCGCGCCCGCCGGCGGCGGCCCGATCCCGGCGATGCTGATCGAGGATGCGCCGCGCTTCACGCATCGCGGAATGCACGTCGATCTCGCACGCAACTTCAAGCACCCGGCGACGCTGCGCCGGCTGATCGACCAGATGAGCGCGTACAAGCTCAACCGTCTGCACCTGCATCTGTCCGACGACGAGGGCTGGCGCATCGAGATTCCCGGCCTGCCCGAACTCACCGAGATCGGGGGGCGCCGCTGCCATGACCCGAGCGAGACGCGCTGCCTGCTGCCGCAGCTCGGCTCCGGCCCGGACAACCGCTCCGGCGGCGGCTACCTGACGCGCGACGACTACGTGTCGCTGGTGCGCTACGCGGCCGCGCATTTCGTCGAGATCATCCCCGAGATCGACATGCCCGCGCATGCGCGGGCGGCCGTCGTGACGATGGAGGCACGCTACAAGCGGCTGCATGCGGCCGGCCGCGAGCAGGAAGCGAACGCATACCGGCTGCTCGATCCGCAGGACACGTCGAACCTGACGACGGTGCAGTTCTACGACCGGCGCAGCGACCTGAACCCGTGCGTGCCGGGCGCGCTCAATTTCGCGTCGAAGGTGATCCGCGAGATCGCGGCGATGCATGCGGACGCGCAGGCGCCGCTGCACACCTGGCACTACGGCGGCGACGAGGCGAAGAACATCTTCCTCGGCGGGGGGTTCCAGCCGCTGAACGGCACCGATCCGAGCAAGGGGCGCATCGACCTCGCCGCGCAGGACAAGCCGTGGGCGCGTTCGCCCGCGTGCACGGCACTCCTCCAGCGCGGCGAGATCAAGTCGATCGACGAGTTGCCGACACGTTTCGCGCAACAGGTGAGCGCGGCGGTCAGCGCGAACGGGATCGACACGATGGCCGCGTGGCAGGACGGCATCAAGCATGCGAACGGGCCGCAGGACTTCAGCACGCGCCACGTGATGGTGTCGCTGTGGGACACGATCTTCTGGGGCGCATCGGACAGCGCGCGCGACCTGAGCGGCAAGGGCTACCAGACGGTGCTCGCGCTGCCCGACTACCTGTACTTCGACTTCCCGTACACGCTCAACCCGCGCGAGCGCGGCTACTACTGGGGCTCGCACGCGACGGACGAGTACAAGGTGTTCTCGCTCGCGCCGGAGAACCTGCCGCAGAACGCCGAGGTGATGGGCGACCGTGACGGCAACACGTTCGAGGTGACGGGCACGGGCCCCGCGCCGCGCATCGAAGGCATGCAGGGGCAGGCGTGGGGCGAGGTGATGCGCAACGACACCTTCCTCGAATACATGGCCTATCCGCGGCTGCTGGCGCTCGCCGAGCGTGCGTGGCACCGGGCCGACTGGGAGCTGCCGTATGCGGCCGGCGTGCGCTTCAGGCGCGGCGACACGCATCACGTCGACACGGCCGCGCTGCAACGCGACTGGGCCGGCTTCGCGACGCTGCTCACGCAACGCGAACTGCCGAAGCTCGACCGGGCCGGCGTCGGCTACCGGAAGCCGACCTTCACGCTGACGAATCCGTGA
- the nagE gene encoding N-acetylglucosamine-specific PTS transporter subunit IIBC, with the protein MNGNPFLKIQGLGRALMLPIAVLPVAGILLRLGQPDVFNIKMIADAGGAIFDNLPLLFAIGVAVGFAKDNNGVAALAGAIGYLIETAIMKDIDPKLNMGVLSGIIAGVVAGLLYNRYKDIKLPDYLAFFGGKRFVPIITGLVCVVLGIAFGYVWQPVQHAIDAAGQWLTTAGAIGAFVFGFLNRLLLVTGLHHIINSLAWFVFGNFTPPAGGEIVHGDLHRFFAGDPTAGTFMAGFFPIMMFGLPAACLAMLHEAPKERRAMVGGLLFSMALTSFLTGVTEPIEFSFMFLAPVLYVIHAVLTGLSLAICQILGVKLGFTFSAGAIDYVLNYGLSTKGWIAIPLGIAYGAAYYGLFRFFIRKFNMATPGREPASADAAAESYASGGFVAPAAGAAAVAAAPRAQRYIAALGGAGNLSVVDACTTRLRLTVVDPEKVSEPELKSIGARGVLKRGGNSVQVIIGPEADIIADEMRAAIGSGAAGAASTATAAAAQPVTGAAAGPLDPEPTRWLAVFGGATNVVSLDAVATTRLRVVVRDPSAVDRDRLGALDVAWVSLDTFHIVCGNAAARYAEQLGARLPPSGSGAAAQPA; encoded by the coding sequence ATGAACGGGAATCCGTTTCTGAAAATACAGGGCCTGGGCCGGGCGCTGATGCTGCCGATCGCGGTATTGCCGGTTGCCGGCATCCTGCTGCGACTCGGCCAGCCGGACGTGTTCAACATCAAGATGATCGCCGACGCCGGCGGCGCGATCTTCGACAACCTGCCGCTGCTGTTCGCGATCGGCGTGGCGGTCGGTTTCGCGAAGGACAATAACGGCGTGGCGGCGCTCGCGGGCGCGATCGGCTACCTGATCGAAACCGCGATCATGAAGGACATCGATCCCAAGCTGAACATGGGCGTGCTGTCCGGGATCATCGCGGGTGTGGTCGCGGGCCTGCTGTACAACCGCTACAAGGACATCAAGCTGCCGGACTACCTCGCGTTCTTCGGCGGCAAACGGTTCGTGCCGATCATCACGGGCCTGGTCTGCGTGGTACTCGGCATCGCGTTCGGGTACGTCTGGCAGCCGGTCCAGCACGCAATCGACGCGGCCGGCCAGTGGCTGACGACGGCGGGCGCGATCGGTGCGTTCGTGTTCGGCTTCCTGAACCGTCTGCTGCTCGTCACGGGCCTGCACCACATCATCAACTCGCTCGCATGGTTCGTGTTCGGCAACTTCACGCCGCCCGCCGGCGGCGAGATCGTGCACGGCGACCTGCACCGCTTCTTCGCGGGCGACCCGACCGCGGGCACCTTCATGGCCGGTTTCTTCCCGATCATGATGTTCGGCCTGCCGGCGGCGTGCCTCGCGATGCTGCACGAAGCGCCGAAGGAACGCCGCGCGATGGTCGGCGGCCTGCTGTTCTCGATGGCGCTCACGTCGTTCCTGACCGGCGTGACCGAGCCGATCGAATTCAGCTTCATGTTCCTCGCACCGGTGCTGTACGTGATCCACGCGGTGCTGACGGGGCTGTCGCTCGCGATCTGCCAGATCCTCGGCGTGAAGCTCGGCTTCACGTTCTCGGCCGGCGCGATCGACTACGTGCTGAACTACGGGCTGTCGACGAAGGGCTGGATCGCGATCCCGCTCGGCATCGCGTACGGCGCCGCGTACTACGGGCTGTTCCGCTTCTTCATCCGCAAGTTCAACATGGCCACGCCGGGCCGTGAGCCGGCATCGGCCGACGCGGCCGCGGAATCGTACGCATCGGGCGGTTTCGTCGCGCCGGCTGCAGGTGCCGCTGCGGTTGCCGCTGCACCGCGTGCGCAACGCTACATCGCCGCGCTCGGCGGGGCAGGCAACCTGTCGGTCGTCGACGCGTGCACGACGCGCCTGCGCCTGACCGTCGTCGATCCGGAGAAGGTCTCGGAGCCGGAACTGAAGTCGATCGGCGCGCGCGGCGTGCTCAAGCGCGGCGGCAACAGCGTGCAGGTGATCATCGGGCCCGAGGCCGACATCATTGCCGACGAGATGCGTGCGGCCATCGGCAGCGGCGCGGCAGGCGCGGCATCGACGGCGACGGCCGCCGCGGCACAGCCCGTCACGGGCGCGGCCGCCGGCCCGCTCGATCCGGAGCCGACGCGCTGGCTCGCGGTGTTCGGCGGCGCGACCAACGTCGTGTCGCTCGACGCGGTCGCGACCACGCGCCTGCGGGTGGTCGTGCGCGATCCGTCGGCGGTCGATCGCGATCGTCTCGGTGCGCTCGACGTCGCATGGGTGTCGCTCGACACGTTCCACATCGTCTGCGGCAACGCGGCGGCGCGCTATGCCGAACAGCTCGGCGCGCGCCTGCCGCCGTCGGGCAGCGGGGCGGCCGCACAACCGGCCTGA